One part of the Bdellovibrio sp. KM01 genome encodes these proteins:
- a CDS encoding DOPA 4,5-dioxygenase family protein, protein MEKSYKVNSKLLPEGFPRQFDAHIYFEKDKLAFAEELRNKAIVSFKDQVVFTGQLIPEPIGPHPTPMFEINFPKEKFTDVVLWLMHERGDLSVLVHELTGDDHYDHTQAAMWLGPQLDLNYDVFKD, encoded by the coding sequence ATGGAAAAGTCATACAAGGTAAATTCGAAGCTGCTGCCGGAGGGATTCCCGAGGCAGTTTGATGCGCACATTTACTTTGAAAAAGACAAACTCGCGTTCGCCGAAGAGCTTCGTAACAAAGCGATTGTCTCATTCAAAGATCAAGTGGTTTTCACGGGGCAGCTGATTCCTGAACCAATTGGTCCTCATCCGACTCCAATGTTTGAAATTAATTTTCCCAAAGAGAAATTCACAGACGTGGTATTATGGTTAATGCACGAGCGCGGTGATTTATCGGTGCTGGTGCATGAGCTGACGGGTGATGATCATTATGATCATACGCAAGCGGCTATGTGGTTGGGTCCGCAATTGGATTTGAACTACGACGTTTTTAAAGACTAA
- a CDS encoding aminoglycoside phosphotransferase family protein — protein MISCDSNLYKNIVTTWKAPGEAWLSQFDSHILKIQELWNLEPIKPIDNLSFHFVGASKRKSDGLEVVVKTGCDIESLDRERQWLRHFNGVAAQVIESDKVLGATLMELLVPGTTLKHSKHLSDDEQTIIIANVIRELNSRTVTSGAFKHIADLAKDLDVLKGAVDDRMIDKARRIIAELTLDRSQDRLLHGDLHHDNILQHKYSWKVIDPHGYVGDPTFEMAVMMYNPLDAYPVNRPLRKTLERRMAILNEQINFDLQRMKAWTFAAAMISTAWDYGDTKKLLGIPFLIAQELRS, from the coding sequence TTGATCTCTTGCGATTCAAATCTTTATAAAAATATTGTGACCACCTGGAAGGCCCCGGGCGAGGCCTGGCTTTCCCAATTTGACTCTCACATTCTTAAAATTCAAGAGCTTTGGAATTTGGAGCCGATCAAGCCCATCGACAATTTGTCGTTTCATTTCGTGGGAGCTTCAAAACGTAAATCCGACGGTTTGGAAGTGGTCGTAAAAACCGGCTGCGATATTGAATCCTTGGATCGCGAGCGCCAGTGGCTGCGCCATTTTAACGGCGTCGCGGCCCAAGTGATCGAATCAGACAAAGTTTTGGGTGCCACACTGATGGAACTCCTGGTGCCCGGTACGACTTTAAAACACTCCAAACATTTGAGTGACGACGAACAGACGATCATTATTGCCAACGTCATTCGAGAGCTGAATTCGCGCACCGTCACCAGTGGAGCCTTCAAGCATATCGCGGACCTTGCGAAAGATCTGGATGTTTTAAAGGGCGCCGTCGACGATCGTATGATCGATAAAGCCCGTCGTATTATCGCGGAGCTGACGTTGGATCGCAGCCAGGATCGCTTGCTTCACGGAGATCTTCATCACGACAACATTCTGCAACATAAGTATTCCTGGAAAGTCATTGATCCTCACGGCTATGTCGGTGATCCGACATTTGAAATGGCAGTGATGATGTACAATCCTCTTGATGCTTATCCTGTCAATCGACCTTTAAGAAAAACATTGGAACGTCGTATGGCGATTCTCAATGAGCAGATCAACTTCGATTTGCAAAGAATGAAGGCGTGGACCTTTGCTGCCGCAATGATTTCAACAGCTTGGGATTATGGCGATACGAAAAAGCTATTAGGCATTCCCTTTTTGATTGCTCAAGAGTTGCGATCCTGA
- the rlmN gene encoding 23S rRNA (adenine(2503)-C(2))-methyltransferase RlmN, producing the protein MELNEGMSPALAPINYADDDVAKPLENKAANFYSMTLEDLKAYLKGKGKEQFRAQQIFKWVYEQRVTDPEQMTNLSKDFRAELPKLLSFELPKILTHLKSVDGTQKFLFDMGDNQSVESVVIPSEGRLTLCISSEVGCNIGCKFCFTGKQKLKRRLRTEDIVGQFMQVHDSLSEGQRITNIVFMGMGEPLDNPEAVFKTIDVIHSPWGINLSRKKITVSTSGIVPEMWRIADAKVRLAVSLNAPTDEIRTQVMPINKKWNTTMLLDACKQYTDKTGDKVTFEYVMLKGVTDSIENARQVAKLTRGVPCKINIIPFNEHPGAPYERPSDATIEAFHTELNRLGCHVLLRRSMGRDIFAACGQLNSTHKEENATMDISNSKLAGMPKAKRELMAEHKAEHAAKNAAFAAMSFENETELQ; encoded by the coding sequence ATGGAATTGAACGAAGGCATGAGTCCTGCTCTTGCACCTATCAACTACGCTGACGACGACGTTGCAAAACCCCTAGAAAATAAAGCCGCAAATTTCTATTCCATGACCTTGGAAGATTTGAAAGCTTACCTAAAAGGTAAAGGCAAAGAGCAATTCCGTGCTCAACAAATCTTTAAATGGGTTTACGAACAACGTGTGACAGATCCAGAGCAAATGACGAATTTGTCCAAGGACTTCCGCGCAGAACTTCCGAAGCTTCTTTCTTTCGAGCTTCCAAAAATTTTGACTCACTTGAAATCCGTTGATGGAACGCAAAAGTTCTTGTTCGATATGGGCGACAACCAAAGTGTTGAATCCGTGGTGATTCCATCTGAAGGTCGTCTGACTCTTTGTATTTCTTCTGAAGTGGGCTGCAACATCGGTTGCAAATTCTGTTTCACGGGTAAGCAAAAATTGAAACGCAGACTTCGTACTGAAGATATCGTTGGTCAGTTCATGCAAGTTCATGATTCTTTGTCTGAAGGCCAACGCATCACGAACATCGTATTCATGGGTATGGGCGAGCCACTGGACAATCCAGAAGCTGTTTTCAAAACTATCGACGTGATCCACTCTCCATGGGGTATTAATTTGTCCCGTAAGAAAATCACGGTATCGACTTCTGGTATCGTTCCAGAAATGTGGCGTATCGCTGATGCCAAAGTTCGTTTGGCTGTGAGCTTGAATGCTCCAACAGATGAAATCCGCACCCAAGTGATGCCGATCAATAAAAAATGGAACACGACAATGTTGCTGGACGCGTGCAAGCAGTACACTGACAAAACCGGCGACAAGGTGACGTTCGAGTATGTGATGCTGAAAGGTGTGACGGATTCTATCGAAAACGCTCGTCAGGTCGCGAAGCTGACTCGTGGCGTACCATGCAAAATCAATATCATTCCATTCAATGAACATCCAGGCGCGCCGTACGAGCGTCCTTCTGACGCGACAATCGAAGCTTTCCACACGGAATTGAACCGTCTGGGGTGCCACGTTCTTCTTCGTCGTTCCATGGGGCGCGATATCTTTGCAGCTTGCGGTCAGTTGAACAGCACGCACAAAGAAGAAAACGCAACGATGGATATCTCCAATTCCAAATTGGCAGGTATGCCGAAGGCAAAACGTGAGTTGATGGCAGAGCATAAAGCAGAGCATGCAGCGAAAAATGCGGCATTTGCTGCGATGAGCTTTGAAAACGAAACAGAACTTCAATAG
- a CDS encoding organic hydroperoxide resistance protein, whose amino-acid sequence MSKLYTAVATATGGRNGKVESSDGVLNLEVRIPKEMGGSGGAFTNPEQLFAAGYAACFDSALNFVAMQQKTKITSSVTADVGIGPNNAGGFALAVKLRAKIEGVERAIAQQLLETAHKVCPYSNATRGNVPVEIELV is encoded by the coding sequence ATGAGTAAGCTCTATACAGCAGTTGCGACCGCAACTGGCGGACGCAACGGAAAAGTAGAAAGCTCTGACGGAGTCCTAAATCTTGAAGTACGTATTCCCAAAGAAATGGGCGGATCTGGTGGGGCCTTCACCAATCCAGAGCAGCTTTTCGCTGCCGGATACGCGGCTTGCTTTGATAGCGCGCTGAACTTCGTAGCCATGCAACAGAAAACGAAAATCACGTCTTCTGTAACGGCTGATGTGGGCATCGGCCCTAACAACGCTGGTGGCTTCGCCCTTGCAGTTAAGCTGCGTGCGAAAATCGAAGGTGTCGAGCGTGCAATCGCTCAGCAACTTCTGGAAACTGCTCACAAGGTGTGCCCATATTCCAACGCAACTCGCGGCAATGTTCCTGTCGAGATCGAACTAGTCTAA
- a CDS encoding hemerythrin domain-containing protein, with protein MVTHKTNPSHPEDIVQLIKKDHKPLKVLLGILKNENVAITEKRAAFTEFAPLLEAHAKPEEDTWYTSLKREHPMEVQGMEGDLEHRLSDQICKDMKKTVDDKSFMAKAKVLAELVEHHIKEEEMEMLPEYEKYATLDERIELGHRYLELQQEIENRQYKESHKFPSSVLDNIQGKVGVPILLYILGVPGFVVILLWFFFFRGE; from the coding sequence ATGGTAACTCACAAGACAAACCCATCTCATCCAGAAGACATTGTCCAGCTGATCAAGAAAGATCATAAGCCTTTGAAGGTGTTGCTGGGAATTCTAAAGAACGAAAATGTCGCCATCACTGAAAAACGCGCCGCTTTTACAGAGTTCGCTCCCCTGTTGGAGGCCCACGCCAAACCTGAAGAAGACACCTGGTATACGTCTTTAAAGCGCGAACACCCGATGGAAGTTCAGGGCATGGAAGGCGACCTGGAACACCGACTTTCAGATCAAATTTGTAAGGACATGAAAAAAACCGTCGACGACAAATCCTTTATGGCAAAAGCCAAAGTATTGGCTGAACTCGTCGAGCACCACATCAAGGAAGAAGAAATGGAAATGCTGCCGGAATACGAAAAGTATGCAACCTTGGATGAGCGAATTGAACTCGGTCATCGATATCTTGAATTACAACAAGAAATTGAAAACCGACAATACAAGGAAAGCCATAAGTTTCCATCGTCAGTATTGGATAACATTCAGGGTAAAGTCGGCGTGCCGATTTTGCTATATATCCTCGGAGTTCCAGGATTTGTTGTTATCCTGCTCTGGTTTTTCTTCTTCCGCGGGGAATAA
- a CDS encoding PfkB family carbohydrate kinase, whose amino-acid sequence MSEILVVGSLAYDSIQTPSGRADRALGGSANYFSLAASLFSKVRVVGVVGEDYDQKDYDLLNNRGVDLAGLSKVPGKTFHWAGSYEGDMNEAKTLNTELNVFEHFNPQLPEHYKDSSFVFLANIAPELQLQVLSQVKQPKFVGLDTMNLWINIKKDALLEVVKKVNLVLINEGEAKMLTGASNAISAAPMITAMGPSAVVIKRGEYGFAMYTKESGYFILPAMPIPTVIDPTGAGDTFAGGFFGYIAAQKEVPTVNTLKQACIMGSMMASHTIQDFSVKALSKVTLPDLEKRLAEYKKVITV is encoded by the coding sequence ATGTCTGAAATTTTAGTAGTAGGAAGCCTTGCATACGATTCAATTCAAACTCCATCAGGCAGAGCAGATCGTGCTTTGGGTGGCTCTGCGAATTACTTCTCTTTGGCAGCATCTTTGTTTTCCAAAGTGCGTGTTGTCGGCGTTGTGGGTGAAGACTACGATCAAAAAGACTACGATCTTTTGAACAACCGTGGCGTTGATTTGGCGGGTCTTTCTAAAGTTCCTGGTAAAACATTCCACTGGGCGGGTTCCTACGAAGGCGACATGAACGAAGCGAAAACTTTGAACACAGAGTTGAACGTTTTTGAACACTTCAATCCACAATTGCCAGAGCACTACAAAGATTCTTCATTCGTATTCTTGGCAAACATCGCTCCTGAGCTTCAGTTGCAAGTTTTGTCTCAAGTAAAACAACCTAAGTTTGTGGGTCTTGATACAATGAACCTTTGGATTAACATCAAGAAAGACGCTTTGCTTGAAGTTGTTAAAAAAGTGAACTTGGTATTGATCAATGAGGGCGAAGCAAAAATGCTGACGGGCGCTTCGAACGCGATCTCTGCAGCTCCAATGATCACGGCAATGGGTCCTTCTGCCGTTGTTATCAAACGTGGCGAGTATGGTTTCGCTATGTACACAAAAGAATCCGGTTACTTCATCTTGCCGGCCATGCCGATCCCAACAGTGATCGATCCAACAGGTGCGGGTGATACATTCGCCGGTGGTTTCTTCGGTTACATCGCTGCACAAAAAGAAGTTCCAACAGTGAACACTTTGAAACAAGCATGCATCATGGGTTCCATGATGGCGTCTCACACGATCCAGGATTTCTCTGTAAAAGCACTTTCGAAAGTGACTTTGCCAGACTTGGAAAAGCGCCTAGCAGAATACAAAAAAGTCATCACAGTCTAA
- a CDS encoding metallophosphoesterase, with amino-acid sequence MESTTSPAEVSDGLAVVAKPAPVKKIKVVISDLHLGKGRLLAEGGINSLEEFYYGDKLVEFIHYYSTGVYRDYEVELIINGDFFNFLQCDYKGHFLSVITEAVTLDILKDIVKGHENVFKAMAEFAAKPGKSITYIVGNHDQGMLWPACRAYVNQVIGAPVRFKNIVYFFDGVHIEHGHMHEAANRMDPKKFFLKKNLVEPILNLPFGSHFFLEVVLKIKQTYPHVDKIRPFGKMLRWALVNETMSLVRGFFMANRYFLRSVFVKDSRRHWPLKRIIQVILESAIFPDLSESARKILHDDRVHTVVFGHTHVYQYRQWSEHKEYFNTGTWTEITSLDIVSLGKITKLTYCLIEYPEDGGRPRGRLKEWNGYHRIEEDVAIS; translated from the coding sequence ATGGAGTCCACCACATCACCAGCGGAAGTCAGCGACGGCTTGGCAGTCGTCGCAAAACCCGCACCAGTAAAAAAAATCAAGGTGGTTATCAGCGATTTGCATCTGGGCAAAGGACGCTTATTGGCTGAGGGTGGGATCAATTCGCTCGAGGAATTCTATTACGGCGATAAACTGGTTGAATTCATTCATTACTACTCTACCGGAGTTTACCGCGATTACGAAGTTGAACTAATCATCAACGGTGACTTTTTTAACTTTCTTCAATGTGATTACAAAGGGCACTTCCTTTCAGTCATTACCGAAGCTGTGACCCTGGATATTCTAAAAGACATCGTGAAAGGCCACGAAAACGTCTTTAAAGCCATGGCCGAATTCGCTGCCAAACCAGGAAAGTCCATCACCTATATCGTCGGCAATCACGATCAGGGAATGTTGTGGCCTGCTTGCCGTGCCTACGTGAATCAAGTGATTGGTGCGCCGGTGCGCTTTAAAAACATCGTTTATTTCTTTGATGGTGTTCACATTGAGCACGGGCACATGCATGAAGCTGCGAATCGTATGGACCCCAAAAAATTCTTTCTAAAAAAGAACTTGGTGGAGCCGATCTTGAATCTGCCATTTGGTTCTCACTTCTTTTTGGAAGTCGTATTGAAAATCAAACAGACGTATCCCCATGTGGATAAGATTCGTCCGTTTGGTAAAATGCTGCGCTGGGCGCTGGTAAATGAAACCATGAGCTTGGTGCGTGGCTTTTTCATGGCAAACCGCTACTTTTTAAGGAGCGTGTTTGTTAAGGACAGCCGCCGTCATTGGCCTCTGAAGAGGATTATCCAGGTTATCCTGGAAAGCGCGATCTTTCCGGATTTGAGTGAGTCGGCGCGTAAAATCCTTCACGATGACAGAGTGCATACTGTGGTCTTTGGGCACACCCATGTGTACCAATACAGGCAATGGTCGGAACACAAAGAATATTTTAATACAGGAACGTGGACTGAGATCACTTCTTTAGATATCGTGTCTCTTGGAAAAATCACGAAACTGACCTATTGCTTGATTGAATATCCTGAAGACGGCGGACGCCCCCGTGGACGTCTGAAAGAGTGGAACGGATATCATCGTATCGAGGAAGACGTCGCGATTTCGTAA
- a CDS encoding glucose-6-phosphate isomerase encodes MLEITQANHTNPENLIQECQSSLKLFLQRKEIGFPQLVERINLWQQSHKAGSEMSSKFKKLVIVGLGGSSLGTRVIAEVFNANNMFFVDNVDALVFETLIDELGDLKDVAWAFISKSGTTIESLCALELLDQVYKDEGLHLASNSIVISETKSSSLTDWARKHKVPECEIPVDVGGRFSVLSPVGMFPAAFLGLDLEKFRVGAKRALLDTATVTQTMAQVVQSYGREEWITLLWSYNSRMKDFGGWYAQLWAESLGKPVTRAGTPAPRVSTPIAAIGASDQHSILQQVMEGTKDKFVIFQRVDEAEGGSMRIKNAQFKETMDLQGRTMGELLRAEALATQEALVANGVSTMTLKAKALDEETLGYLFMFWQLVVAGLGEYLKIDAFNQPGVEAGKILAKAKLKK; translated from the coding sequence ATGTTGGAAATCACGCAGGCGAATCATACAAATCCCGAAAATCTTATTCAGGAATGCCAATCTTCTTTGAAATTGTTTTTGCAAAGAAAAGAAATTGGTTTCCCGCAACTCGTAGAGCGCATCAACTTGTGGCAACAATCCCACAAAGCCGGCTCGGAGATGTCTTCTAAATTTAAAAAATTGGTTATCGTCGGCTTGGGTGGAAGTTCTTTGGGAACTCGCGTGATCGCAGAAGTCTTCAACGCCAACAACATGTTCTTTGTTGATAATGTGGATGCCCTGGTTTTCGAAACTTTGATCGATGAGTTGGGTGACTTGAAAGACGTTGCCTGGGCGTTTATCTCCAAGAGCGGAACGACAATTGAGTCTTTGTGTGCTTTGGAACTTTTGGATCAAGTTTACAAAGATGAGGGTCTTCACCTTGCTTCTAACTCAATCGTGATCTCTGAAACGAAATCAAGCTCCCTGACTGACTGGGCACGCAAGCACAAAGTACCTGAATGTGAAATCCCCGTAGACGTGGGCGGCCGTTTTTCTGTTCTTTCTCCGGTAGGTATGTTCCCGGCTGCATTCTTGGGCTTGGATTTGGAAAAATTCCGTGTTGGTGCAAAGCGCGCTTTATTAGACACAGCGACGGTGACCCAAACAATGGCTCAAGTGGTTCAATCCTATGGCCGTGAAGAGTGGATCACATTGTTATGGTCTTATAACTCTCGCATGAAAGATTTCGGCGGCTGGTATGCTCAGTTGTGGGCAGAGTCTTTGGGGAAACCTGTGACTCGCGCAGGGACTCCCGCGCCTCGCGTAAGTACTCCGATTGCAGCGATTGGAGCTTCTGATCAGCACTCGATCTTGCAACAGGTAATGGAAGGCACGAAAGATAAATTCGTCATTTTCCAACGTGTAGACGAAGCTGAAGGCGGCTCTATGCGTATTAAAAATGCCCAGTTCAAAGAAACTATGGATCTGCAAGGTCGCACGATGGGTGAATTGCTAAGAGCAGAGGCTTTGGCAACTCAAGAAGCCCTGGTTGCAAACGGTGTTTCTACTATGACTTTAAAAGCCAAAGCATTGGATGAAGAAACTTTGGGTTACTTGTTCATGTTCTGGCAATTGGTTGTTGCAGGCTTGGGCGAGTACTTGAAAATTGATGCTTTCAATCAACCAGGTGTTGAAGCGGGTAAAATCTTGGCTAAGGCTAAGCTTAAAAAGTAG
- a CDS encoding MarR family winged helix-turn-helix transcriptional regulator, with amino-acid sequence MNKKLLLQNQLCFPIYAASRLITQLYGEHFKAFDLTYPQYLVFLVLWEKAPRKVTEIADLLMLDTGTVTPLIKRMEKRGWIARKRSAKDERTVEVHLTAEGRKLEKHFSTLPDKLLCNVDCRKGELETLHKTLNKLNEQMKITLEGGHHE; translated from the coding sequence ATGAACAAGAAACTTCTCTTGCAAAATCAGCTCTGTTTTCCGATCTACGCGGCTTCGCGATTGATCACTCAGCTTTATGGTGAGCACTTTAAAGCTTTTGATCTGACTTATCCGCAGTACTTGGTATTTTTGGTTTTGTGGGAAAAGGCTCCACGCAAAGTGACGGAGATCGCAGATCTTTTGATGCTCGACACCGGAACTGTCACTCCGTTGATCAAGCGGATGGAGAAACGGGGATGGATCGCGCGCAAACGTTCTGCCAAGGACGAACGCACAGTGGAGGTTCATCTGACTGCTGAAGGTCGCAAGCTCGAAAAACACTTCTCCACTTTGCCCGACAAATTGCTTTGCAATGTCGATTGCAGAAAAGGTGAGCTTGAGACGCTTCACAAAACTTTGAATAAACTTAATGAGCAAATGAAAATAACCTTAGAAGGAGGTCATCATGAGTAA